Proteins from a genomic interval of Tenacibaculum sp. SZ-18:
- the gldM gene encoding type IX secretion system motor protein PorM/GldM, translating into MAGGKQSPRQKMINLMYLIFIAMLAMNMSKEVLSAFGLMNEKLSVANEKATEQNDKAYESLAKKAVEQAKQYGEAKEKTDALKAEADEFYGYLEDLKGKMTSDVKDKKDYETMDKSKFLDEYFFVNGTITPKGKEFVSKMDEFRKTAIEVLGETDLAGTVNERFNTNPVTNKDKIKISWLNYHYEGFPLIASLTKLTQIQADVKATESDALSTLLKGELESAVSMTNYDAMVVFDKNAYYPGEKLSGKIVLGKNDPNLTAEKVIINGKDWPEDKIKAGQVILDGPAGSVGDRDIKGSFFFKENDSLIEIPITGGYSVIPRPNEAVISADKMNAVYRGLANPMTISMPGVPSNKVSASATGLRKIKGDSYIMTPGKGNEVTIRVTGKLPSGKPVTSNKKFRIKDIPPAVGAVRGQYGTVSMPKGSVGNVSVGALLPDFLFDLKLKVSSFKIKVPGQPAVPVTGTRMSSRAKAAIAKARRGDVINIFDIKATVVGSGAPVKRVVGVGIKITN; encoded by the coding sequence ATGGCAGGCGGAAAACAATCTCCTAGGCAAAAGATGATTAACCTGATGTATCTTATCTTCATTGCGATGTTAGCAATGAACATGAGTAAGGAGGTATTATCAGCTTTTGGTTTGATGAATGAAAAGTTATCAGTTGCAAATGAAAAAGCAACAGAACAAAATGATAAAGCATATGAAAGTTTAGCAAAAAAGGCTGTTGAACAAGCTAAACAATACGGAGAGGCGAAAGAAAAAACAGATGCTTTAAAAGCTGAGGCAGATGAATTTTACGGATATCTTGAAGATTTGAAGGGAAAGATGACTTCGGATGTAAAAGATAAGAAGGATTATGAAACAATGGATAAGTCCAAGTTTTTGGATGAATATTTCTTTGTAAATGGAACGATTACTCCAAAAGGAAAAGAGTTTGTTTCTAAGATGGATGAATTTAGAAAAACGGCAATAGAAGTTTTAGGAGAAACTGATCTTGCAGGTACTGTTAATGAGCGTTTTAATACAAATCCGGTTACAAACAAAGATAAAATTAAAATTAGCTGGTTAAACTATCACTACGAAGGGTTTCCTTTAATTGCTTCCTTAACAAAATTAACTCAAATTCAGGCGGATGTAAAAGCTACAGAATCTGACGCTTTGTCAACTTTATTAAAAGGAGAATTAGAAAGTGCAGTTTCTATGACTAACTATGATGCAATGGTGGTTTTTGATAAAAATGCCTATTATCCTGGTGAAAAATTATCTGGTAAAATTGTTTTAGGTAAAAATGATCCAAATTTAACAGCAGAAAAAGTAATCATTAACGGTAAAGATTGGCCAGAAGATAAAATTAAAGCTGGACAGGTTATTTTAGATGGTCCTGCTGGATCTGTAGGAGACAGAGATATAAAAGGATCTTTCTTTTTTAAGGAAAACGATTCATTAATTGAAATTCCAATTACAGGAGGTTATTCTGTCATTCCAAGACCTAATGAAGCGGTTATCTCTGCGGATAAAATGAATGCTGTATATCGTGGCTTAGCGAACCCGATGACAATCTCTATGCCAGGCGTTCCTTCAAATAAGGTAAGTGCTTCTGCAACTGGATTAAGAAAAATTAAAGGAGACAGTTATATTATGACTCCTGGAAAAGGAAATGAAGTTACTATTCGTGTAACTGGTAAATTGCCTAGTGGTAAGCCGGTAACATCGAATAAGAAATTTAGAATTAAGGATATCCCACCAGCAGTAGGTGCAGTAAGAGGCCAATACGGAACCGTTTCTATGCCAAAAGGAAGCGTAGGTAATGTTTCGGTTGGAGCTTTATTACCTGATTTTTTATTCGACTTAAAATTAAAAGTATCTAGTTTTAAAATTAAAGTTCCTGGGCAACCTGCGGTTCCAGTAACAGGAACAAGAATGTCTTCTAGAGCTAAAGCAGCTATTGCTAAGGCAAGAAGAGGAGATGTTATTAATATTTTTGATATCAAAGCTACAGTAGTAGGGTCAGGTGCTCCTGTGAAAAGAGTAGTTGGTGTTGGTATCAAAATTACTAACTAA
- the gldL gene encoding type IX secretion system motor protein PorL/GldL, translating into MAQSKSTKRLFNMAYGLGAAVVILGALFKIMHFKIGPLTGGVMLTIGMAVEAIVFALSAFEPVEDELDWTKVYPELADGTSSGRGGKKEATPEEAQSLLSQKLDNILKEAKLDAQLVSRLGTSIKDFQGAVEPLASASESISATNTYNEQMSKAAAQMASLNTLYQTQVENASKQADLNTAMVENSQRLQEQMQSLATNLSSLNGVYGGMLSAMSSK; encoded by the coding sequence ATGGCACAATCAAAATCAACTAAGAGATTATTTAACATGGCTTATGGTTTAGGAGCAGCAGTTGTAATCCTAGGTGCATTATTTAAAATCATGCACTTTAAGATTGGACCTTTAACAGGAGGTGTAATGTTAACTATAGGTATGGCAGTGGAGGCTATCGTATTCGCTTTATCTGCATTTGAACCAGTAGAAGATGAGTTAGATTGGACGAAAGTTTATCCAGAATTAGCAGATGGAACATCATCTGGAAGAGGCGGAAAGAAAGAAGCTACTCCAGAAGAAGCCCAATCACTTTTATCTCAAAAGTTAGATAATATTTTAAAAGAGGCAAAATTAGATGCTCAATTAGTATCGAGATTAGGTACTAGTATTAAGGATTTCCAGGGAGCTGTGGAGCCATTAGCTTCTGCATCTGAATCTATTTCTGCAACTAATACTTATAATGAACAGATGTCTAAAGCGGCAGCACAAATGGCTTCTCTAAACACACTATATCAAACTCAAGTAGAGAATGCTTCTAAGCAAGCAGACTTAAATACAGCTATGGTTGAAAATTCTCAACGTTTACAAGAGCAAATGCAATCATTAGCGACTAATTTATCTTCGTTGAACGGAGTATATGGTGGAATGTTATCTGCAATGAGCAGCAAGTAA
- the gldK gene encoding type IX secretion system lipoprotein PorK/GldK: MKKVALFALTLIFFYSCGSSNDRGELVGVKSKRKWFAEKPFGMVYIKGGSFTMGKQDEDPLGAMNAPTRTVTVQPFYMDETEITNSEYKQFVFWVRDSIVRTKLAYQAEFASGDETADGAKPTGIQLYAFASKDTVGESPYDKYMRENYYEIGEGLDSIKPLNWEEEIIWNKEDFPDVDYVEVMDSLFLNKDEALNGIPTFNTKLLEYRYYWFDNEEAARTGGNRKAFLKDKVLNVYPDTTVWIKDFNYSYNDPMHQEYFAHKAFEDYPVVGVDWLQARAFCHWRTKTKNAYQRSKKNLGLVPSFRLPTEAEWEYAARGGLDYAKYPWGGPSTTSDRGCFLANFKPVRGDYAADGALYTVEALSYNPNGFGLYNMAGNVAEWTHTAYNQMSYYMGSTMNPNVENIKNRRKIVRGGSWKDVAYFLEVGSRDWEYADTSRSYIGFRTVQDYLGTRKNN; the protein is encoded by the coding sequence ATGAAGAAAGTAGCACTATTTGCCCTAACACTAATTTTTTTCTATAGTTGTGGATCGAGTAATGATAGAGGAGAATTAGTTGGAGTTAAGTCTAAAAGAAAATGGTTCGCCGAAAAGCCTTTCGGTATGGTATATATAAAGGGAGGTTCGTTTACTATGGGTAAACAAGACGAAGATCCTTTAGGGGCAATGAATGCTCCAACAAGAACGGTTACTGTTCAGCCATTTTATATGGATGAAACCGAAATTACAAATAGTGAATACAAGCAATTTGTATTTTGGGTGAGAGATTCTATCGTAAGAACTAAATTAGCTTATCAAGCAGAGTTTGCTTCAGGTGATGAAACAGCTGATGGTGCAAAACCTACTGGAATTCAATTATACGCTTTCGCTTCGAAAGATACTGTTGGTGAATCTCCATATGATAAATATATGAGAGAAAATTATTACGAAATAGGTGAAGGATTAGATTCTATTAAGCCATTAAACTGGGAAGAGGAAATAATTTGGAATAAAGAAGATTTTCCTGATGTCGACTATGTCGAGGTTATGGATTCATTGTTTTTGAATAAAGATGAAGCGTTAAATGGAATTCCAACGTTCAATACTAAATTATTAGAGTACAGGTATTATTGGTTTGATAATGAGGAAGCCGCTAGAACTGGTGGTAATAGAAAGGCTTTCTTAAAAGATAAAGTTTTAAACGTTTATCCTGATACAACTGTTTGGATTAAAGATTTTAATTATTCTTATAATGATCCTATGCACCAAGAATATTTTGCGCACAAGGCATTTGAAGATTATCCAGTAGTGGGTGTTGATTGGTTGCAAGCCAGAGCATTTTGTCACTGGAGAACAAAAACAAAAAATGCTTATCAAAGATCAAAAAAGAATTTAGGATTAGTTCCTTCATTCAGGTTACCAACTGAGGCTGAATGGGAATATGCAGCACGTGGAGGTTTAGATTATGCTAAGTATCCATGGGGAGGTCCAAGTACAACAAGTGATAGAGGTTGTTTCTTAGCAAACTTTAAACCAGTACGTGGAGATTACGCAGCCGATGGAGCCTTATATACGGTAGAAGCGTTATCATACAATCCAAATGGTTTTGGATTGTATAATATGGCAGGTAATGTTGCTGAGTGGACACATACAGCTTATAACCAAATGTCATATTACATGGGATCAACTATGAACCCAAATGTTGAGAATATTAAAAATAGACGTAAAATTGTACGTGGAGGTTCTTGGAAAGATGTAGCTTATTTTTTAGAAGTGGGTTCTCGTGATTGGGAATATGCCGATACTTCAAGAAGTTATATCGGATTCAGAACTGTGCAAGATTACCTTGGAACAAGAAAGAACAATTAA